From Butyricimonas paravirosa, one genomic window encodes:
- a CDS encoding class I SAM-dependent DNA methyltransferase, which produces MYLTEDEIRDNAKVILGFDEKDLGVKQGTGQITTFNQLGFKGVSDKPDGWYLPNDKQDIAIILETKSEKEDIFSEKHYAELVKNVEIAAQQYKCVVGILYNGTDVRVIKYIKGSGQYEEIADVAKTLQNKRYYIALFKENRINKQLIYSLTKKINDCLHVQFGIKNLYHRMIITACALVAKRYGAMLEKGMEYSLMTSSILNTLSKSLEKDRKQNLKLDLLVEVYSEIKMNMTNNQEAIDNFITWVSEISDCVNSDYWNGEDVMGIFFNEFNRYKKKSESGQVFTPDHITSFMYRLIEVNQHDRVLDATCGSGAFLVKAMCNMVKEAGGVNTSEAMVIKSSQLFGIEFDREIFALACANMLIHKDGKTNLEQLDTRTEEACEWIKGKKITKVLMNPPYERKYGCLKIVENVLKSVPIGTKCAFILPDKKLEKDGADKKYGNKLLKNNTLTTIIKLPENLFFGVGVTTSIFVFEAGKPQNGRNIIGYYIEEDGLETVKNQGRQDIKDRWQEKEDYWITAIRDGEDNLYNTRQIINPLEHISYQMPTAPFEIFEEDFIKTMMDYEMFQRGIDVKEFNEKVMKSVLYSSTIKENDDVVVIEFPK; this is translated from the coding sequence ATGTATTTGACAGAAGACGAAATAAGAGATAACGCAAAAGTTATACTTGGTTTTGACGAAAAAGACCTTGGTGTAAAGCAAGGAACAGGGCAAATAACAACTTTCAATCAATTGGGCTTTAAAGGTGTTTCAGACAAGCCCGATGGTTGGTATCTTCCCAATGACAAACAAGATATAGCTATTATTTTAGAAACCAAATCCGAAAAAGAGGATATCTTTTCTGAAAAGCACTATGCGGAGTTAGTCAAAAATGTAGAAATAGCAGCCCAGCAATACAAATGTGTTGTGGGTATTCTTTACAACGGAACGGATGTTCGTGTTATCAAATACATTAAAGGAAGCGGGCAATATGAAGAAATAGCGGATGTTGCTAAAACTCTACAAAACAAACGCTATTATATTGCATTATTCAAAGAAAATCGGATTAATAAGCAGTTGATATATTCGCTTACTAAAAAAATAAATGACTGTTTACATGTCCAATTTGGCATAAAGAATCTATACCATAGGATGATTATCACTGCTTGTGCATTGGTCGCAAAAAGGTATGGAGCAATGCTTGAAAAGGGAATGGAATATTCTCTCATGACATCTTCCATACTGAATACCTTGTCTAAGTCGCTTGAAAAAGACCGAAAGCAGAACTTGAAATTAGACCTTCTTGTTGAAGTCTATTCAGAAATAAAAATGAATATGACAAACAATCAAGAGGCAATAGACAACTTTATAACATGGGTCTCTGAAATTTCCGATTGTGTTAATTCCGATTATTGGAATGGTGAAGATGTAATGGGTATATTCTTCAACGAGTTTAACCGTTACAAGAAAAAGTCGGAAAGCGGACAGGTATTCACGCCTGACCATATTACATCTTTCATGTATAGGCTCATAGAGGTAAACCAACATGACCGAGTGCTGGATGCAACATGTGGTTCAGGGGCTTTTCTTGTGAAAGCGATGTGTAATATGGTGAAAGAGGCAGGTGGCGTAAACACATCGGAAGCAATGGTGATAAAATCAAGCCAATTATTCGGTATCGAATTTGACAGGGAAATTTTTGCGCTTGCCTGTGCGAACATGCTCATCCACAAAGACGGGAAAACAAATCTTGAGCAACTGGACACGCGCACAGAGGAGGCTTGCGAATGGATTAAGGGCAAGAAAATAACAAAGGTGCTGATGAACCCTCCATATGAACGAAAGTACGGATGTTTGAAGATTGTCGAAAATGTATTGAAATCTGTACCCATAGGAACGAAATGTGCGTTCATCCTACCTGACAAGAAATTGGAGAAAGATGGCGCAGATAAAAAATACGGCAACAAACTTTTAAAAAACAATACACTCACAACAATAATTAAACTGCCTGAAAATTTGTTTTTTGGTGTTGGAGTGACAACCTCCATCTTTGTTTTTGAGGCAGGGAAACCACAAAACGGGCGCAACATCATAGGATATTACATTGAGGAAGACGGATTAGAAACCGTGAAGAACCAAGGGCGGCAAGACATCAAAGACCGTTGGCAAGAAAAAGAGGACTACTGGATTACAGCCATCAGAGATGGTGAAGATAACCTTTACAATACCCGGCAAATCATTAATCCATTAGAACATATTTCGTACCAAATGCCTACCGCTCCGTTTGAAATATTCGAGGAGGATTTCATTAAAACGATGATGGATTACGAAATGTTCCAACGTGGTATAGACGTGAAAGAATTTAATGAAAAGGTTATGAAATCCGTATTGTACAGCAGTACTATAAAAGAAAATGATGACGTAGTAGTGATAGAATTTCCAAAATAA
- a CDS encoding restriction endonuclease subunit S, with product MNRIDIQNWEPFKLETLFDIVKGSRLTKKDMKEGDIRYIGATAFNNGITNHIGNNEETHPAGTLTVCYNGSIGQTYYQDKEFWATDDVNVLYPKFPMNKYAALFIAPLIRSVGRNYAYTDKWKIEDMKASVIYLPTKDNNQPNWEYIEQYMKAVEKRTQISLDKLIKVIGGGKKYLNISKWGTFMVGKLFEIYKPQVYHTYEVKENPNGIPYVVRSKFGNGIKYRVSKYSSITTSPCGVISFGSENATFFYQED from the coding sequence ATGAACAGGATAGATATACAGAACTGGGAGCCGTTCAAGTTGGAAACCCTTTTTGATATTGTCAAAGGAAGCCGATTGACAAAAAAAGATATGAAAGAGGGTGATATACGGTATATTGGAGCTACGGCTTTCAATAACGGGATAACCAATCACATTGGCAACAATGAAGAAACCCATCCAGCAGGGACATTGACGGTATGTTACAATGGCTCAATCGGTCAGACTTATTATCAGGACAAGGAATTTTGGGCAACAGATGATGTTAATGTGTTATACCCCAAGTTCCCAATGAATAAATATGCAGCATTGTTTATTGCCCCATTGATAAGGTCTGTTGGGAGAAATTATGCTTATACGGACAAATGGAAGATAGAAGACATGAAAGCCAGTGTTATCTATTTGCCTACCAAGGATAATAATCAGCCAAACTGGGAGTATATAGAGCAGTATATGAAAGCCGTAGAGAAGCGAACACAGATATCCCTTGATAAGTTAATAAAAGTTATAGGGGGGGGTAAAAAGTATTTAAACATAAGCAAGTGGGGAACATTCATGGTTGGCAAGTTGTTTGAAATCTACAAACCTCAAGTATATCATACATACGAAGTAAAAGAAAACCCGAATGGCATCCCTTATGTTGTACGTTCGAAATTCGGCAACGGCATAAAATATAGGGTTTCTAAATACAGTAGCATTACGACTTCGCCTTGCGGTGTCATTTCTTTTGGTTCAGAGAATGCTACGTTCTTTTATCAAGAGGATTAA
- a CDS encoding response regulator transcription factor, producing MEKKVDVLYAEDDDKMAGVVKKLLEDNEFHVRIACDGRRAWDIFQRSIPDLLLLDLEMPRKDGLEIVKLVRRVNKRVPIVFYSSYMNVEKELEAIRLGADDCIRKGCPMELLLEKLRSIYRRIIRDEGSPQIYFLSETTKFNAVVGLLVINGKNLLLKSMDSRLLHLLCVKMHEIASNDYLIRGLWGNYSYAEKGNALRKGISRLRDILEVDTALVVGNSFGEGYFLTSRVI from the coding sequence ATGGAAAAGAAAGTAGATGTTTTGTACGCGGAAGACGATGACAAGATGGCTGGCGTTGTGAAAAAGTTGTTGGAAGATAATGAATTTCATGTCCGGATTGCCTGTGACGGAAGGCGGGCATGGGATATTTTTCAGCGTAGTATTCCGGATTTGTTGTTACTGGATTTGGAAATGCCGAGAAAAGACGGGTTGGAAATCGTTAAGTTGGTTCGAAGGGTTAATAAACGAGTTCCGATTGTTTTTTATAGTTCGTACATGAATGTCGAAAAAGAGTTGGAGGCAATAAGATTAGGAGCGGATGATTGTATTCGGAAAGGTTGTCCGATGGAACTATTGTTGGAAAAATTGAGAAGTATTTATCGTCGAATTATAAGGGATGAAGGAAGCCCCCAAATATATTTCTTGTCAGAAACGACAAAATTTAATGCCGTGGTAGGGCTGTTAGTGATAAATGGAAAAAATTTACTTCTGAAATCAATGGACTCTCGTTTACTTCATTTGCTTTGTGTCAAGATGCACGAGATTGCAAGTAATGATTATTTGATTCGTGGGTTATGGGGCAATTATAGCTATGCCGAGAAAGGAAATGCGTTGAGAAAGGGAATTAGCCGTTTGAGAGATATTTTGGAGGTTGATACTGCTTTGGTGGTCGGAAATTCTTTTGGGGAAGGGTATTTTCTGACTTCTCGTGTAATTTAG
- a CDS encoding sensor histidine kinase, with protein sequence MNKHFGVSWGIAVIAILGVLVWQALSIVELYHFQNERFITKVNHRITRTVNELNLFAVQKSTAVSVVRSVPCLTLTKGEKIERCRLQRDDDLADAEYRATYDIRDTTLWTLEKFYSLLRQSRRMGDKSFPIVINLLDSLGNRIDSLSCGYIPPWLRMKAEPVRLGFLEKHVLEVECMFPVHQFWNRSKNSFVLVFVFTVLLIVCVMFLTRKINRERKHTIGQHFFLDTVMHNLQSPLDYMSFTQEVLSKKYGNMMEIEDQQALEGIREKQSDMGRAITRLLTLSDIFHRIQIYPCPLCLKEMLEKLRALNFVKIPHGKQVNVNISCEMDNPEVSVDPVYLPIVFENLIGNAIKYSGKSVKIDISCQEKGKWIEIRVKDNGIGIPPRSLKHIFEIYYRDPSMRDDHSRKGFGIGLSFVHSVVKAHHGKITVHSVVNVGTEFIIILPRKQWKRK encoded by the coding sequence ATGAATAAACATTTTGGTGTAAGTTGGGGTATAGCGGTAATTGCTATTTTAGGAGTACTCGTTTGGCAGGCACTTTCGATTGTTGAATTATATCATTTCCAGAATGAGAGATTTATCACTAAAGTGAATCATAGGATTACTCGTACTGTTAACGAGTTGAATTTGTTTGCAGTGCAGAAGTCTACTGCCGTTTCAGTTGTACGTTCTGTTCCCTGTTTGACACTTACAAAAGGGGAAAAAATCGAAAGGTGCCGGCTGCAGAGAGATGATGATTTGGCTGATGCTGAATATCGGGCAACATATGATATCCGGGATACAACTCTTTGGACATTGGAAAAATTTTATTCACTTCTTAGACAAAGCAGGAGGATGGGTGATAAATCTTTTCCTATTGTGATTAATTTGTTGGATAGTTTGGGGAATAGGATTGATAGTCTTAGTTGTGGATACATTCCTCCTTGGTTAAGGATGAAAGCAGAACCTGTCCGGTTGGGTTTTCTAGAAAAACACGTGTTGGAGGTTGAGTGTATGTTTCCGGTACATCAGTTTTGGAACCGTTCAAAAAATTCTTTCGTCCTTGTATTCGTGTTTACGGTTTTGTTGATCGTTTGTGTGATGTTTCTAACACGTAAAATTAATCGAGAGAGAAAACATACTATTGGGCAGCATTTTTTTCTTGATACCGTGATGCATAATTTGCAATCACCATTGGATTATATGAGTTTTACACAGGAAGTTCTTAGCAAGAAGTACGGAAACATGATGGAAATAGAGGATCAGCAGGCTCTGGAAGGAATTCGGGAAAAGCAATCGGATATGGGACGTGCCATTACTCGTTTGTTAACTTTGTCGGATATATTTCACCGGATTCAAATTTATCCTTGTCCTCTCTGTTTGAAAGAGATGCTTGAAAAGCTACGTGCCTTGAATTTTGTGAAAATTCCACATGGGAAACAGGTAAACGTGAATATTTCCTGTGAGATGGACAATCCGGAAGTTTCTGTCGATCCGGTCTATCTACCGATTGTTTTTGAAAATTTGATTGGTAATGCCATAAAGTACTCCGGGAAAAGTGTGAAAATAGATATTAGTTGTCAAGAAAAAGGAAAATGGATTGAAATTCGGGTAAAGGACAATGGGATTGGGATTCCTCCCCGTAGTTTAAAACATATTTTTGAAATTTATTACCGTGATCCTTCCATGCGGGATGATCATTCTAGAAAAGGTTTCGGGATCGGTCTATCTTTTGTACATTCTGTTGTGAAAGCTCATCATGGAAAGATAACCGTTCATAGTGTTGTAAATGTGGGAACTGAATTTATTATTATTTTACCTCGTAAACAATGGAAAAGAAAGTAG
- a CDS encoding IS4 family transposase, with product MNKDKYVFSQLVTFLDEFKFLRIVKKYEGNKYIKSYTCWNQLLTMMFGQLSNRESLRDLIVSLEAHTGKLYHLGIGKSVTRSNLSKANEQRDYRIFQEYATFMIAEARKRRIERIFELDGHVYAFDSTTIDLCLSVFEWAKFRKHKGGIKMHTLYDVEAEVPAFVHITPANIHDTKAMSVIPYERGAHYIFDRGYNDFGNLYTIDRIGAFFVVRAKTNVRIKPKTWKRRLPEGVISDVIGCFTVYKSSKDYPDELRKLIVEDPESGTRYIFLTNNLDASAELISRLYRNRWSVELFFKWIKQHLKIKRFWGTSENAVRIQIYCAIITYCLVAIVQHDMKLERSIYETLQILGISLTDKTHLRDLFDKSNFKNIKELNDSSESNLFNF from the coding sequence ATGAATAAAGACAAATATGTTTTTTCTCAATTAGTCACATTTCTTGATGAGTTCAAGTTCTTGCGTATCGTCAAGAAGTATGAAGGCAACAAATACATTAAAAGCTATACCTGTTGGAATCAGTTGCTTACGATGATGTTCGGTCAACTTTCCAACCGTGAGAGTTTAAGAGACCTCATCGTGTCACTGGAGGCTCACACCGGAAAACTCTATCATCTGGGAATCGGCAAGTCCGTAACACGAAGCAATCTTAGCAAGGCTAACGAGCAACGTGACTATCGCATCTTCCAGGAATATGCAACCTTCATGATAGCCGAAGCGCGCAAGCGTAGAATCGAAAGAATCTTTGAGCTTGACGGTCATGTCTATGCTTTTGATTCCACCACGATTGACCTTTGTCTGTCAGTGTTCGAGTGGGCTAAATTCCGCAAGCATAAAGGCGGAATCAAGATGCATACGCTCTACGATGTGGAAGCGGAAGTTCCTGCATTTGTGCATATTACTCCTGCTAATATTCACGATACAAAAGCGATGTCTGTGATTCCTTATGAACGTGGTGCGCATTATATATTTGACCGTGGTTACAACGATTTTGGCAACTTGTATACGATAGACCGCATAGGTGCTTTCTTCGTTGTACGAGCCAAAACCAATGTACGCATCAAGCCCAAAACGTGGAAGCGAAGATTGCCTGAAGGTGTCATTTCTGATGTCATCGGATGTTTTACGGTTTATAAAAGTTCCAAGGATTACCCCGATGAACTTAGAAAGCTCATTGTTGAAGACCCCGAAAGTGGCACACGATACATTTTCCTGACGAACAATCTTGACGCTTCGGCTGAGCTGATTTCTCGGTTATACCGAAATAGATGGAGTGTGGAGCTGTTTTTCAAATGGATTAAACAACACCTTAAGATAAAGAGGTTTTGGGGAACTTCGGAGAATGCTGTACGCATACAAATATATTGTGCCATAATTACTTACTGCCTTGTGGCGATAGTACAACACGATATGAAGTTAGAGCGAAGCATCTACGAAACCTTGCAAATACTCGGCATCTCGCTAACCGATAAAACTCATCTTAGAGATTTGTTCGACAAATCGAATTTCAAAAATATCAAAGAGCTAAATGATTCAAGTGAATCGAATTTATTTAATTTTTAA
- a CDS encoding kelch repeat-containing protein, protein MRTLNLLVLAVLGLIFASCDDDDHLGDWEKSVEFAGAPREAAVCFTDPETGTVFVSLGLGAKSAELTDTYYFNDEGGEGLNWKKVTGVNSEFPAEENPGEGTNIGNGRHSAVAFVIGEWAYVGTGYVPAFSDNEKYVRNRTYFNDFYRFNMKTKQWDSKRFVMRVNGVEVEGRRDAVAFSDGEYGYVGTGYGENNRVFKDFYRFDPNTETWEEISFPGESRYGGTAFVVNNAAYVCLGAKSVGGSSSYATDVVKFDFATKTWEKMFNSLTDKPGVKQDKDYDRIPRVYAISFVSNKGNDGEEYAYVATGSGSNSRTVWKYNHKKDQWHQMEDLASITNGIVMGVGFTYEGYGYYTTGGGSIDNGDNLYTATWRFIPDVKETRRNDY, encoded by the coding sequence ATGAGAACATTAAATTTATTGGTTCTGGCTGTATTAGGTTTAATCTTTGCTTCTTGTGATGATGATGATCATTTGGGAGATTGGGAAAAATCAGTAGAGTTTGCTGGAGCCCCTCGTGAGGCAGCTGTATGTTTTACAGATCCAGAAACAGGAACTGTTTTTGTGAGTTTAGGATTAGGAGCTAAAAGTGCGGAGCTTACAGATACGTATTATTTCAACGATGAGGGGGGAGAGGGATTAAATTGGAAAAAAGTAACAGGGGTTAATTCTGAATTTCCTGCAGAAGAGAATCCTGGAGAAGGAACTAACATAGGTAATGGTCGTCACTCTGCAGTTGCTTTTGTAATTGGTGAATGGGCTTATGTTGGAACAGGTTATGTTCCTGCTTTTTCTGATAATGAAAAATATGTGCGTAATCGTACTTATTTTAATGATTTCTATAGATTTAACATGAAAACGAAACAATGGGATTCCAAACGTTTTGTAATGAGGGTTAACGGTGTTGAAGTTGAGGGGCGTCGTGATGCAGTCGCTTTCAGTGATGGAGAATATGGTTATGTAGGAACAGGGTATGGAGAAAATAATCGGGTGTTCAAAGATTTTTATCGTTTTGACCCGAATACTGAAACATGGGAGGAAATTTCATTTCCAGGGGAATCTCGTTATGGTGGTACTGCATTTGTCGTGAATAATGCTGCTTATGTATGTCTAGGAGCAAAGAGTGTTGGAGGATCGTCTAGTTATGCCACAGATGTTGTGAAATTTGATTTTGCTACTAAAACATGGGAAAAAATGTTTAATTCTTTAACCGATAAACCTGGGGTAAAACAAGATAAGGATTATGATCGAATACCACGAGTATATGCTATTTCATTTGTTTCAAATAAAGGAAATGATGGAGAAGAATATGCTTATGTCGCAACTGGTAGTGGAAGCAATTCAAGAACAGTTTGGAAATATAACCATAAAAAAGATCAATGGCATCAAATGGAAGATTTAGCTAGTATTACAAATGGTATTGTGATGGGAGTTGGATTTACTTATGAAGGTTATGGATATTATACTACAGGTGGTGGTAGTATTGATAATGGTGATAATTTGTATACTGCAACTTGGAGATTTATCCCAGATGTGAAAGAGACTCGTAGAAACGACTATTAA
- a CDS encoding DUF4270 family protein encodes MRIIFLAAFLLALYSCNNDLNTIGDTLVPAEGYVDVETFDIETSTVQLDSFPTSLNVLSSILNSNQLIVGKMTDRVTGITSATPYFQIIGNGNSGIPNFDDNYVYDSLTLTFPFDYTQTKILAGDTATVQTYRVYRLKDFPRTDYDDPCIYNHETLPYFPEQLAELKIRLEQHFLSQKTTWYFKLNDNLGKTLFNLIRAQDSILNPSYALDFMQYFKGLTIIPDETNMALLPLDASSLQLRCHYHLDETSYTYPFRALASYSSGGYYAFTNIKHTPSEWLKDVTWKDSLSYTKAGQAVIQGLNGYMLKMKLPFRSDVNPYRTIIKAEIVLEPKVDNFEDISEPTTIQVFTLDKYSRITGNLTDLSGNPIYGYVETNPNYKEDRKYKIDITDYYNSMVSGGTGGIDPELNLLIGLQGTPVQVGTSEIKTFVGMNNISFQRLIIDEVPVLRIYYANY; translated from the coding sequence ATGAGAATAATTTTTCTGGCAGCTTTTTTACTCGCTCTATATTCATGCAACAATGACCTCAACACAATTGGTGATACGTTAGTACCTGCAGAAGGATACGTAGATGTTGAAACTTTTGATATAGAAACTTCCACAGTACAATTAGATTCCTTTCCTACAAGTCTTAATGTTTTATCCAGCATATTAAATAGTAATCAACTTATAGTGGGTAAAATGACTGATCGAGTTACGGGGATTACAAGTGCTACTCCCTATTTTCAAATTATTGGAAATGGAAATAGTGGAATCCCCAATTTTGATGACAACTATGTCTATGACTCGTTAACCCTAACGTTTCCATTTGATTATACCCAAACAAAGATTTTAGCAGGAGACACCGCAACAGTGCAAACCTATCGCGTATACCGTCTAAAAGATTTTCCGCGTACTGATTACGATGATCCATGTATTTACAATCATGAAACTCTACCATATTTTCCAGAACAATTAGCAGAATTAAAAATCAGATTGGAACAACACTTCCTTTCGCAAAAAACCACGTGGTACTTTAAATTAAACGATAATTTGGGGAAAACTCTTTTTAACCTTATTCGAGCCCAAGATTCTATATTAAACCCGTCATATGCACTAGATTTCATGCAATATTTCAAAGGTTTAACAATTATTCCTGATGAAACAAACATGGCATTATTGCCACTCGATGCTTCTTCTTTACAATTAAGGTGCCATTATCATTTGGATGAGACGAGTTATACATACCCATTCCGAGCGCTTGCCTCCTACTCTAGTGGAGGATATTATGCTTTCACGAATATTAAACATACCCCATCTGAATGGCTTAAAGACGTCACATGGAAAGATTCTTTATCATACACGAAAGCTGGTCAAGCCGTCATTCAAGGACTAAACGGATATATGTTAAAAATGAAATTGCCTTTCAGGTCAGACGTAAACCCCTATCGAACAATCATAAAAGCTGAAATTGTTTTAGAACCTAAAGTAGATAATTTTGAAGATATTTCTGAACCTACAACGATTCAAGTGTTCACATTAGATAAATATTCTAGAATCACAGGTAATCTTACAGATTTATCCGGTAATCCGATATATGGTTATGTCGAAACAAATCCGAACTACAAAGAAGACCGAAAATATAAAATAGATATTACGGATTATTACAATAGTATGGTAAGTGGAGGTACAGGCGGTATTGATCCTGAACTTAATTTATTGATTGGTTTACAAGGGACTCCGGTACAAGTTGGAACTTCTGAAATTAAAACATTCGTAGGGATGAACAATATTTCCTTTCAAAGACTTATTATTGATGAAGTTCCAGTATTACGAATTTATTACGCTAACTATTAG